A genome region from Acipenser ruthenus chromosome 29, fAciRut3.2 maternal haplotype, whole genome shotgun sequence includes the following:
- the LOC131702044 gene encoding eukaryotic translation initiation factor 2 subunit 2-like: MSGDEMIFDPNMTKKKKKKKKPFMLDEEGGEMPSEDTQPAEAKEAEPEAVEEDCDVDDDDSRKKEASYDLDDLIFFNQKKKKKKIKKKFDDEGEQSLTAGVMDIKIEGEPTEAVDDDNDLDLMLPDKKKKPRKVVFQDEGEMQDREALDDDEEGKNNDGITFVSQSGPAWAGTERDYTYDELLYRVFNIMREKNPDMVAGEKRKFVMKPPQVVRVGTKKTSFVNFTDICKLLHRQPKHLLAFLLAELGTSGSIDGNNQLVIKGRFQQKQIENVLRRYIKEYVTCHTCRSPDTILQKDTRLYFLQCETCHSRCSVASIKTGFQAVTGKRAQLRAKAN, encoded by the exons ATGTCTGGAGACGAG ATGATTTTTGACCCCAACAtgaccaagaagaagaagaagaagaagaagcccTTCATGCTGgatgaggaggggggagagatgCCCAGTGAGGACACCCAGCCAGCTGAGGCCAAGGAGGCTGAGCCCGAGGCCGTGGAGGAGGATTGCGATGTGGATGACGATGACAGCAGAAAGAAAG AAGCATCGTATGATCTGGATGACTTGATCTTTTTCAatcagaagaaaaagaagaagaaaattaaaaagaaatttGACGATGAAGGCGAGCAAAGCTTGACGGCCGGTGTGATG GATATTAAAATCGAGGGAGAGCCGACGGAAGCGGTAGATGATGACAACGACCTCGACTTGATGCTGCCCGACAAGAAGAAGAAACCCAGGAAAGTTGTTTTTCAAGACGAGGGTGAAATGCAGGACAGAGAAG CACTGGATGATGATGAAGAAGGGAAGAATAACGATGGCATCACGTTCGTTTCTCAGTCTGGACCTGCCTGGGCTGGCACCGAGCGAGACTACACCTATGATGAG CTACTGTATCGTGTGTTTAATATCATGAGAGAAAAAAACCCGGACATGGTCGCTGGAGAAAAGAGGAAGTTTGTCATGAAACCACCCCAGGTGGTGAGAGTGGGGACTAAGAAAACTTCATTCGTCAACTTCACAGATATCTGCAAACT GTTGCATCGTCAGCCGAAGCATCTCCTGGCGTTTTTATTGGCTGAGTTGGGTACAAG CGGGTCTATAGACGGCAACAACCAGCTTGTCATCAAGGGAAGATTCCAACAGAAACAGATCGAAAACGTCTTGAGGAGATACATCA AGGAGTATGTGACCTGCCACACTTGCCGGTCCCCAGACACCATCCTGCAGAAAGACACCCGTCTGTATTTCCTGCAGTGCGAGACGTGCCACTCGCGCTGCTCTGTGGCCAGCATCAAGACTGGCTTCCAGGCCGTCACGGGCAAGAGAGCTCAGCTCCGCGCCAAGGCCAACTAG